A stretch of Brassica napus cultivar Da-Ae chromosome C6, Da-Ae, whole genome shotgun sequence DNA encodes these proteins:
- the LOC106382952 gene encoding E3 ubiquitin-protein ligase MBR2 isoform X1, which produces MPVSGDPSSSSTTIRHQPMNFPPFPTADEPLIPKPSRICKSAMSTFFLLPSSSNEPNNRRKGKKPNPFTQTTSSFRSLGCTSSASQRVSVPAVIRSSANWDASDAKSKKTKSKGCSYSGGGSVKILSEADRSGCGPVPDVWCGPGVEFSTDAVVSGTVESEPPRRNIPARRKIDGEGSSVPPRRSHNHETSLYFDSDMTSRDEQTQTLFSDRYHRHLRQPYPNGLDEMMMIKNGFVMGRMLNSHDHFRDLRLNVDGMSYEFCVLFCCVKKQQLLELGDRIGYVDTGLNEKQIKTCLLRVKPSHKATSREDRKCSICQEEYEGEDEVGKLRCGHKYHIDCARQWLLRKNSCPVCKTMPFA; this is translated from the exons ATGCCTGTTTCTGGAGATCCCTCGTCTTCTTCGACAACAATCAGACACCAACCCATGAACTTCCCACCATTTCCCACCGCCGACGAGCCTCTAATCCCCAAACCTAGCCGCATCTGTAAATCCGCCATGTCTACCTTCTTCCTCTTACCTTCATCATCCAACGAACCCAACAACAGAAGAAAGGGGAAGAAACCAAACCCTTTCACCCAAACGACGTCGTCCTTTCGCAGCCTCGGCTGCACCTCCTCCGCCTCTCAGCGAGTTTCCGTCCCGGCCGTGATCCGCTCCTCCGCGAATTGGGACGCGAGTGATGCCAAAAGCAAGAAGACGAAGAGCAAGGGCTGTAGCTACAGTGGCGGTGGCTCGGTTAAGATCTTGAGCGAGGCTGATAGAAGCGGTTGCGGTCCGGTTCCTGATGTTTGGTGCGGACCCGGTGTCGAATTTTCCACGGATGCGGTGGTCTCCGGCACCGTCGAATCGGAGCCTCCGAGAAGGAATATTCCGGCGAGACGCAAAATCGATGGAGAG GGCTCCTCTGTTCCTCCCCGGCGATCTCATAATCATGAAACTAGTCTTTACTTTGACTCTGATATGACATCGAGGGATGAACAGACGCAGACGCTTTTCTCTGATAGATATCATCGTCATCTACGACAACCTTACCCTAATGGACTCGACGAG atgatgatgataaagaaTGGTTTTGTAATGGGAAGGATGTTAAACTCTCACGATCACTTCCGTGACTTGAGGCTCAACGTCGATGGCATGTCTTACGAG ttttgtGTGTTGTTCTGTTGTGTTAAAAAACAGCAACTTCTGGAGCTTGGTGATAGAATTGGGTATGTGGACACTGGACTTAATGAGAAACAGATCAAAACCTGTCTCTTGAGAGTCAAACCATCTCACAAAGCTACATCACGAGAAGATAGAAAGTGCAGCATCTGTCAA GAAGAGTATGAGGGTGAGGACGAGGTAGGGAAGTTAAGATGTGGGCACAAGTACCATATCGACTGTGCGAGACAATGGCTGTTAAGGAAGAACTCTTGTCCCGTCTGTAAAACTATGCCATTTGCTTAA
- the LOC106382952 gene encoding E3 ubiquitin-protein ligase MBR2 isoform X2 — MPVSGDPSSSSTTIRHQPMNFPPFPTADEPLIPKPSRICKSAMSTFFLLPSSSNEPNNRRKGKKPNPFTQTTSSFRSLGCTSSASQRVSVPAVIRSSANWDASDAKSKKTKSKGCSYSGGGSVKILSEADRSGCGPVPDVWCGPGVEFSTDAVVSGTVESEPPRRNIPARRKIDGEGSSVPPRRSHNHETSLYFDSDMTSRDEQTQTLFSDRYHRHLRQPYPNGLDEMMMIKNGFVMGRMLNSHDHFRDLRLNVDGMSYEQLLELGDRIGYVDTGLNEKQIKTCLLRVKPSHKATSREDRKCSICQEEYEGEDEVGKLRCGHKYHIDCARQWLLRKNSCPVCKTMPFA, encoded by the exons ATGCCTGTTTCTGGAGATCCCTCGTCTTCTTCGACAACAATCAGACACCAACCCATGAACTTCCCACCATTTCCCACCGCCGACGAGCCTCTAATCCCCAAACCTAGCCGCATCTGTAAATCCGCCATGTCTACCTTCTTCCTCTTACCTTCATCATCCAACGAACCCAACAACAGAAGAAAGGGGAAGAAACCAAACCCTTTCACCCAAACGACGTCGTCCTTTCGCAGCCTCGGCTGCACCTCCTCCGCCTCTCAGCGAGTTTCCGTCCCGGCCGTGATCCGCTCCTCCGCGAATTGGGACGCGAGTGATGCCAAAAGCAAGAAGACGAAGAGCAAGGGCTGTAGCTACAGTGGCGGTGGCTCGGTTAAGATCTTGAGCGAGGCTGATAGAAGCGGTTGCGGTCCGGTTCCTGATGTTTGGTGCGGACCCGGTGTCGAATTTTCCACGGATGCGGTGGTCTCCGGCACCGTCGAATCGGAGCCTCCGAGAAGGAATATTCCGGCGAGACGCAAAATCGATGGAGAG GGCTCCTCTGTTCCTCCCCGGCGATCTCATAATCATGAAACTAGTCTTTACTTTGACTCTGATATGACATCGAGGGATGAACAGACGCAGACGCTTTTCTCTGATAGATATCATCGTCATCTACGACAACCTTACCCTAATGGACTCGACGAG atgatgatgataaagaaTGGTTTTGTAATGGGAAGGATGTTAAACTCTCACGATCACTTCCGTGACTTGAGGCTCAACGTCGATGGCATGTCTTACGAG CAACTTCTGGAGCTTGGTGATAGAATTGGGTATGTGGACACTGGACTTAATGAGAAACAGATCAAAACCTGTCTCTTGAGAGTCAAACCATCTCACAAAGCTACATCACGAGAAGATAGAAAGTGCAGCATCTGTCAA GAAGAGTATGAGGGTGAGGACGAGGTAGGGAAGTTAAGATGTGGGCACAAGTACCATATCGACTGTGCGAGACAATGGCTGTTAAGGAAGAACTCTTGTCCCGTCTGTAAAACTATGCCATTTGCTTAA